One window of the Cryptomeria japonica chromosome 7, Sugi_1.0, whole genome shotgun sequence genome contains the following:
- the LOC131074281 gene encoding bifunctional monothiol glutaredoxin-S16, chloroplastic isoform X2 — protein sequence MATITGFNAHTPSLHIFNVTHAMLSSPTSTISALAKKHPLNHSPKLSNSQPAHFREKTWSSGKYSSKREGKIILCSINKLAETESIPLEENPRHLAEKLPSATGVYAMHDKNGELQFIGISRMVSNSVLSHIRDVPELCGSVKIALVDAPDRAALTDAWKLWMEEHIAVNGKVPPGNESGNNTWVKKQRQAKPDLRLTPGQHMQLTVPLEQLIDKLVKENEVVVFIKGSRTAPQCGFSHKVLTILNEQGVDYESVNVFDEEYNPGLRETMKVYSGWPTFPQVFVRGELIGGADILSEMAEKGELQDLFRVKK from the exons ATGGCAACAATTACAGGGTTCAATGCCCACACTCCCTCTCTACACATTTTCAATGTCACACATGCAATGCTTTCTTCACCCACTTCTACAATCTCCGCGCTTGCAAAGAAACACCCACTTAATCATTCTCCCAAATTAAGCAACTCTCAACCAGCCCATTTCCGTGAAAAAACATGGAGTAGCGGAAAATATAGCAGCAAGAGGGAGGGCAAGATAATACTCTGTTCAATAAATAAGCTTGCAGAAACCGAGTCAATTCCTTTAGAAGAAAATCCAAGACATCTAGCTGAAAAGCTTCCATCTGCTACTGGTGTGTATGCCATGCATGATAAGAATGGAGAGCTTCAGTTCATCGGTATTTCTAGGATGGTTTCCAACAGTGTCCTCTCTCATATTCGAGATGTCCCAGAGCTATGCGGATCAGTAAAG ATTGCTCTTGTTGATGCACCTGATCGTGCTGCTTTGACTGACGCATGGAAGCTTTGGATGGAGGAGCACATAGCTGTTAATGGAAAGGTTCCTCCTGGAAATGAATCTGGGAACAACACATGGGTAAAGAAGCAGAGACAAGCCAAGCCTGATCTTCGACTTACACCTGGTCAACATATGCAGCTAACGGTGCCTTTGGAGCAATTGATTGACAAATTAGTAAAGGAGAATGAGGTGGTAGTCTTTATTAAAGGTTCAAGAACTGCTCCGCAATGTGGTTTTTCTCACAAAGTCTTGACAATATTGAATGAGCAAGGAGTAGATTATGAGTCGGTTAATGTTTTTGATGAAGAGTACAATCCTGGATTAAGGGAGACTATGAAGGTATATAGTGGTTGGCCTACATTCCCTCAAGTGTTTGTTCGAGGAGAGTTGATAGGAGGTGCTGATATCTTATCTGAGATGGCAGAAAAAGGGGAACTCCAGGACCTTTTTAGGGTTaagaaatag